The DNA region TATTTTAAACGTACATGCGAACGTACCATATCAATCATATCAGAACCCTTGCAACAATGTCCACCTAAACTTATAGGGTGATCTTGAGCTATTTCTTGGCGTACCCAAACGCCATTTTGCACCTCTGCAATAATTCCACAACCTACAGAACAAGCCGTACAAACGGTTTTTACTTTTTTACTTCCTTCATAAGCTTCTTTAAGTTCATAAGCATGCGCCTCTCTTAAAGTCTCATTTCTAGCAAGCAAAGGTGTTGCTAAACTTGAAAGCATAGCCATTTTCAAAAAAGAGCGACGCGTAAGTTTAATATTGTCATTCATATTTAACATTATTGAGCCTTTGTATAATATTTTTCCCAATTAGCACTTCTTTGAAAAAGCACTTCTTTTTTCTTACTTTTACCTTTTACCAAATCTTTTCTTTCTTCATTTTCAGCTAAAGCTAAAGTAGTACTGCCAAACATTCCAGCAGCCCCTAAAGCCAGAGCAGATTTTTTAAGAAATTCCCTGCGATTTTTCAAGAGCCCTCCTTTGTTTATTTGTTTCTCTTCTTAAAAATTCTGAACGTGATAGATTATTTTGCACCTTTTTGGAATTTATTTTTATTGGTTTTTCAACTTGAAAGCAAAATCTTTCAAGTTGAATAAAAGCCATTGCGATTTTTGCAATTTCTTTATATAAATTTGCATTTTTATTTATAAAAACATAATCTAAAAATTCATCTATATTTTTATTAATCACTTTTTCAAAAAGTTCCTTAGCCAAATTATCTTCATTTTGTTTTAAAAACTCAGCCATTAATAACAAACAAAATCCTACAGTATCTTCATTTTCTTTAAAAAATTTCTTATTAGGTCTTATTTTGCTATTTGCCAAAATTTGACGTACATAAAGCAAAGGATTTGAATTTTCAAATCCTTCTTCAATATAAGAAAAAGTTGTTGGAATATTATTTTTAAAATTTAAAAAAAGTAAATCATATTCTTTAAAAAATATTTGAATAGAATTTTCACCCTCTAAACATTTAAGTAAAGTATCAAAACTAAG from Campylobacter hepaticus includes:
- a CDS encoding TorD/DmsD family molecular chaperone, whose product is MDIEKLRLARSLYYQCLGELFIFSFSKKRLSKLQEYLKIMQECLFDENLKLSFDTLLKCLEGENSIQIFFKEYDLLFLNFKNNIPTTFSYIEEGFENSNPLLYVRQILANSKIRPNKKFFKENEDTVGFCLLLMAEFLKQNEDNLAKELFEKVINKNIDEFLDYVFINKNANLYKEIAKIAMAFIQLERFCFQVEKPIKINSKKVQNNLSRSEFLRRETNKQRRALEKSQGIS
- a CDS encoding twin-arginine translocation signal domain-containing protein; amino-acid sequence: MKNRREFLKKSALALGAAGMFGSTTLALAENEERKDLVKGKSKKKEVLFQRSANWEKYYTKAQ